A genomic window from Zalophus californianus isolate mZalCal1 chromosome 13, mZalCal1.pri.v2, whole genome shotgun sequence includes:
- the LOC113934145 gene encoding uncharacterized protein LOC113934145, with the protein MLPSTFTPHDLSGYQYRQLFPPHREPCASQEKLHWGGRGRGAGRALAARVSHTRRFGRRRQRQRQQQAPPGRAGARGSGGRRLPPSVARSLSLLLARRLRGRALSQSSREGRRGAKDADKFPQQPQIPAQAEAAAQTGQESAPRRSARPERLRRGAPGPFALRGAAVRDPMRRAREGREIRSPGGERQRRRAVLQLLEARIGRQEAAERT; encoded by the exons GCAGCTCTTCCCGCCCCACCGGGAGCCTTGCGCCTCCCAGGAAAAGCTTCACTGG GGAGGGCGGGGCCGCGGCGCGGGGCGGGCTCTGGCGGCCCGGGTGTCACACACGCGGCGGTTCGggaggcggcggcagcggcagcggcagcagcaggcGCCGCCGGGACGGGCAGGGGCGCGCGGCTCGGGCGGGCGCCGGCTGCCTCCCTCCgtcgctcgctcgctctccctCCTGCTTGCTCGCCGGCTGAGGGGCCGGGCTCTCTCCCAGAGCTCTcgggaaggaagaaggggggcCAAAGACGCCGACAAGTTCCCGCAGCAGCCGCAGATCCCGGCCCAGGCGGAGGCTGCGGCTCAGACGGGGCAGGAGAGCGCTCCGCGGCGGAGCGCACGGCCAGAGCGTCTCAGGCGGGGGGCGCCCGGGCCTTTCGCTCTCCGCGGGGCCGCGGTCCGGGATCCCATGAGACGCGCCCGTGAGGGGCGAGAGATCCGAAGCCCGGGCGGCGAGAGGCAGAGGCGGAGGGCGGTGTTGCAGCTGCTGGAAGCCCGGATCGGCCGGCAGGAGGCGGCGGAGAGAACTTGA